In one window of Synchiropus splendidus isolate RoL2022-P1 chromosome 15, RoL_Sspl_1.0, whole genome shotgun sequence DNA:
- the LOC128771862 gene encoding complexin-3-like yields the protein MESVVRLKRTLRTPIRRLTSCVTTVKERRLCAKRRNRSSGRGGCNKLKKSPPPRAAYAKDASIIRSYRADLEKERRQREATNTQKNAERAAMRAHFRRKYNLSENTKDTNHLRSVGGKVSLPRELARIIHPQTKAKDDRFNLLSAFQGLGLGGAALSGNKTSRATTPTPAPVRACKVM from the exons ATGGAGTCTGTGGTGAGATTAAAGAGGACACTGAGGACACCCATCAGGAGGCTGACCAGCTGTGTGACCACGGTGAAGGAGAGGAGGTTGTGTGCCAAACGCAGGAACAGGAGTAGCGGAAGAGGAGGGTGCAACAAGTTGAAGAAGAGCCCACCCCCTCGAGCGGCATATGCCAAAGACGCTTCCATCATCCGCTCCTACCGGGCCGACTTGGAGAAGGAGAGGCGA CAACGAGAAGCAACAAATACTCAGAAGAATGCAGAGCGAGCTGCGATGAGAGCTCacttcagaaggaaatacaACCTCTCCgag AACACGAAGGATACCAACCACCTGAGGTCCGTCGGGGGGAAAGTGTCGCTCCCCCGCGAGCTGGCGAGGATCATTCATCCACAAACTAAGGCCAAGGACGACCGCTTCAACCTGCTGAGTGCCTTTCAAGGCCTCGGCCTTGGTGGTGCGGCTCTGAGTGGAAACAAGACCAGCCGGGCCACCACTCCCACACCAGCCCCTGTGCGTGCATGTAAAGTCATGTGA